The Tenrec ecaudatus isolate mTenEca1 chromosome 13, mTenEca1.hap1, whole genome shotgun sequence genome segment CTGAGAGCCGGGAGGTGAAGTAGATCAGGCAGCGGAATCTCGAGCGCCAGGCGCAGCTGGGCGAGACCATGCCAAGGTGGACGGTCAGCACCACATGCAGCGGCAGGAAGCAGACCACAAACACCACCAGGTTGGCCCAGACCATGCGGGCCGCCTTGCAGGTGGCCTCGGCCTGTGCGGGGTCAGTGGTGGGCCTCCGGGCCAGGCTGAGCAGCACCTGCAGGGagcagaagaccagcagggccagcGGCAGGTAGAAGCCCAGGAGGGAGAAGAGCGTGGTGCTGGACTTCTTGGAGGAGCTGGAGAAGCAGAAGCTGCCTTCCTGTGTGCCCAGCACCCAGCGCAGCACCAGGGAGCTGGTCACCAGAGCCCAGAGCAGAGCGCACACGGTCGCAGCCTGGCGGGGTGAACGCAGCCCGCGGGCTCGCAGAGGGTGCCGCAAGGCCAGGTAGCGGTCCACGGCGATGGCAGTGACCAGGCTGATGCTCATGTACCTGTTGACAAGGTAGATGGCCTGGGAGAGCTGGCAGAGCAGCGTGTCCTCCTGTCTCTTCATGGAGTGGAGCATGAAGGGCATGGAGCAGAGCAGACACAGGTCAGCAGCTGCCAGGTTGGTCATGTAGACTCGCGTCTCCGTCCACTGCGGGAGGCGGCAGCACAGCACCCAGAGCGCCAGGCCATTTAGCAACAGGCCCAGCACCAGCAGCGTGCCTGTGTAGGCCTTGGCCACGTAGTTGTCCAAGGGTGGCCAATCCTGCAGGGTACTGTTACAGGATGTGTTCATGGCGCAGTGGCTGCAGAGACAGGGGGTGGTCAGCGGGCAGCTATCCCCACCTGCCCTCACAACCCAGAACCTCCCTTCCTCCCGAGAGAGTGTGGGAGATGGGCAGCCCTTGTCCGTGGGGCACGGGGGCGCTGGGGTGGATGTGCTGTGGGGCAGAAAGGAAACAGGAGGAGCTGCTGCCACCTCCTGTCCTCCGCCCAGCAAGCTGGCCTGTGTACAGAGCGCCCAGGGCTCCATCACACAGAGGCTGGATGTGGCCCAGGACAGGGCCAAGATCCCCACAGCCCCTCGGTCTCTCCCCTGTATCTGGCTGCAGGGGTACCACATCTGCCCCCTGATCCTGCCTGCATCCCCAGTGTGTGCGTGAGGGCTGCTCTCTTCCCAGCATGCCCGTACAGAGATCCAGGACTGTGCAGGTGGGGCCCAGGACACCCTGGCCGTCCCTGTCCCCCACAAGACCTCAGAAGCTTGTCCCCCTCCTCTGCTCTCTccatttccttccttccctctttgttcatCCCATGGCCCGGCCAACCAGTCCTGGGACCAGGGTAGGACAAGAAGTGGCCATGGTTGGAACATCGAGAAGACCCCCTGTGCCAGCCTGGAGCTGGAAGAATGTGTGCCCCCCAGGGCTGCCCCACGCTGCCACTAAGCTGGCCCTGCCCAGGTCAGGAGCGCACCAGCCACTGTCCCCGTGGGCAGCTCTGCCACAGCCATGACAATACACCCCTGTTGAGGACctccctctttttcgctgacacttcactttaccaagcaggatgtctgcTAGACCCAGGGGGgtgcctgtgctgagaacctgctAGACCCAGGGGGCAGGAAGCTGTCACACCAGGGATGGTGGCAGCAGAAACAGCAGACCCGCAGGGGGCCGCAGCAGACGTGCCCACCAAGGAAGAGCAGGACCAGGGCTTCTGACTGGGATGCTGGCCACATCCACGGGAGGCCAAGACTCCCTTTTCCTGCAGCTGCCAGGGTGGGATTGTGCGGCGGCGCTGCAGTTGGAATGGGCGACACCGAGGAGCACGGTTATCGTTGCCGTAAGAACAAGGGTTAAGCATGCAGCCTTTGTGATGGGCTGATTCTCAGAAAGGGTCCTCTGTGCTTCCATTCAGGGGTGGAAAAACA includes the following:
- the LOC142424667 gene encoding G-protein coupled receptor 35-like, which translates into the protein MNTSCNSTLQDWPPLDNYVAKAYTGTLLVLGLLLNGLALWVLCCRLPQWTETRVYMTNLAAADLCLLCSMPFMLHSMKRQEDTLLCQLSQAIYLVNRYMSISLVTAIAVDRYLALRHPLRARGLRSPRQAATVCALLWALVTSSLVLRWVLGTQEGSFCFSSSSKKSSTTLFSLLGFYLPLALLVFCSLQVLLSLARRPTTDPAQAEATCKAARMVWANLVVFVVCFLPLHVVLTVHLGMVSPSCAWRSRFRCLIYFTSRLSDANCCLDAICYYYMAKEFQEVRMAGLSAKAHKNQDSLCVTLT